In a genomic window of Gadus macrocephalus chromosome 9, ASM3116895v1:
- the cotl1 gene encoding coactosin-like protein translates to MATKIDKDACREAYNQVRDDNTEINWASFIYEGSMIVSGGQGTDYEEFKSQCKDDVRLYGFVRITTGDAMSKRAKFTLITWIGENVSGLQRAKISTDKTLVKDIVQNFAKEFMISDIRELDENYIRTELKKAGGANYDAQAE, encoded by the exons ATGGCAACGAAAATCGATAAAGACGCTTGCAGAGAAGCTTACAACCAAGTCAGGGACGATAACACAGAGATAAATTG GGCGTCGTTTATATACGAGGGCTCTATGATCGTATCTGGGGGACAAGGCACCGACTATGAGGAATTCAAGAGTCAGTGCAAAG ATGATGTCCGTCTCTATGGCTTCGTGAGGATCACGACGGGGGACGCCATGAGCAAGCGGGCCAAGTTCACCCTGATCACGTGGATCGGAGAGAACGTCAGCGGACTGCAGCGGGCCAAGATCAGCACAGACAAGACGCTGGTCAAGGACATCGTGCAG AACTTTGCCAAGGAGTTCATGATCAGTGACATCCGGGAGCTGGACGAGAACTACATCCGCACTGAGCTGAAGAAAGCCGGCGGTGCCAACTATGACGCCCAGGCCGAGTAG
- the klhl36 gene encoding kelch-like protein 36 isoform X1 translates to MPKSEATMESGTHSCTSQHQRLSASSKVFGWAGQAAELLQGLQQQRRLGTLCDVVLVAGAQRLSAHRALLAISSPYFHAMFTLVMKEQRQAEVELVGTSYGGLKAVVDFMYSGELPLNGGNINDVLETAHLLQVGQAVDFCCQYLEMEVCEDNYLYLQELALFYSLERLEAFVDRFILQHFATLSLTADFLQNIPLDKLSSYLCSEQVQHASERALLQAALQWLSRGPEPRLAHGRQLLSRVRLPLLGPEELVGPVRSAVRALLPGDVGCEALVEEALAYHARPSAQPLLQTQRTALRGGSERLLLIGGEVLDRGSGLTASVFWLDAAAGAAAAAAGGWREECLLPDLRSHLSVATLGGFIYTAGGSSSRDHSGDTACSLLHRYDPRQRTWAECAPMNQRREHFFLAAAGGCLIAVGGRNVTGPLSSVEVYHPAEDCWTYVAGLPRRTYGHAGTVHHGTVYISGGYDQQIGPYRRDVLSYDPPAAGAPSGRAPGWQERRPMGEARGWHCMASLGSRVYVIGGSNDLLDAPDRLDVGAVEALDPASGQWSRLADLPAPVSEAGLAVWGGRVYVLGGYSWVSMTFSRATQVYDPATGQWAPGPELPKRMAGASACTCTLRPPADDAMAAAPTPAAAANATAPPPADASANAPPPSAAPTDDEEEGGEGGGRQWGPQPV, encoded by the exons ATGCCAAAGTCAGAGGCCACGATGGAGAGTGGTACGCACAGCTGTACGTCACAGCATCAGCGACTGAGTGCATCGTCCAAG GTGTTTGGCTGGGCGGGCCAGGCGGCGGAGCTCCTGCAggggctgcagcagcagcgccgGCTGGGCACGCTGTGTGACGTGGTGCTGGTGGCGGGGGCCCAGCGCCTCAGCGCCCACCGCGCCCTCCTGGCCATCTCCAGCCCCTACTTCCACGCCATGTTCACCctggtcatgaaggagcagcgGCAGGCGGAG gtggagctggtggggACGTCCTACGGGGGTCTGAAGGCTGTGGTGGACTTCATGTATAGCGGGGAGCTGCCATTGAACGGCGGGAACATCAATGATGTCCTGGAGACCGCCCACCTGCTGCAG GTGGGCCAAGCGGTGGACTTCTGCTGCCAGTACCTGGAGATGGAGGTGTGCGAGGACAACTACCTGTACCTGCAGGAGCTGGCTCTCTTCTACAGCCTGGAGCGCCTGGAGGCCTTCGTGGACCGCTTCATCCTCCAGCACTTCGCCACGCTGTCGCTGACTGCCGACTTCCTGCAAAACATCCCCTTGGACAAGCTGAGCTCCTACCTGTGCAGTGAGCAG GTGCAGCACGCCAGCGAGCGGGCCCTGCTGCAGGCGGCCCTTCAGTGGCTGAGCCGGGGGCCCGAGCCGCGGCTGGCCCACGGCCGGCAGCTCCTCTCCCGCGTCCGGCTGCCCCTGCTGGGCCCCGAGGAGCTGGTGGGCCCCGTGCGGTCGGCCGTGAGGGCCCTGCTGCCCGGGGACGTGGGCTGCGAGGCCCTGGTGGAGGAGGCCCTGGCGTACCACGCCCGGCCCAGCGCCCAGCCCCTCCTGCAGACCCAGCGCACGGCGCTCCGCGGGGGCTCGGAGAGgctgctgctgattggcggaGAG gttcTGGACCGTGGCAGTGGGCTGACGGCCAGTGTGTTCTGGCTGGACGCGGCTgcaggggcggcggcggcggcggcggggggctggCGGGAGGAGTGCCTGCTCCCCGACCTGCGGAGCCACCTCTCCGTGGCCACGCTGGGGGGCTTCATCTACACGGCGGGAGGCAGCTCGTCCCGCGACCACAGCGGCGACACCGCCTGCAGCCTGCTGCACCGATACGACCCCCGGCAGAGGACCTGGGccgag TGCGCGCCGATGAACCAGCGGCGGGAACACTTCTTCCTGGCTGCCGCGGGCGGGTGTCTGATCGCCGTGGGCGGGAGGAACGTCACAGGACCCCTGTCGTCTGTGGAGGTGTACCACCCTGCGGAGGACTGCTGGACCTACGTGGCCGGGCTGCCCAG gcggaCCTACGGCCACGCCGGCACCGTCCACCACGGCACCGTCTACATCTCCGGCGGCTACGACCAGCAGATCGGCCCCTACCGGCGGGACGTGCTGAGCTACGACCCGCCGGCCGCGGGGGCCCCGTCCGGCCGGGCCCCCGGCTGGCAGGAGCGCCGGCCCATGGGCGAGGCGCGCGGCTGGCACTGCATGGCCTCGCTGGGCAGCCGCGTCTACGTCATCGGGGGCAGCAACGACCTGCTGGACGCCCCCGACCGGCTGGACGTGGGGGCGGTGGAGGCGCTGGACCCGGCCAGCGGGCAGTGGTCCCGCCTGGCCGACCTGCCGGCGCCCGTCAGCGAGGCGGGGCTGGCGGTGTGGGGCGGCCGGGTCTACGTGCTGGGCGGCTACAGCTGGGTGAGCATGACCTTCTCCCGGGCCACGCAGGTGTACGACCCCGCCACGGGGCagtgggccccgggccccgagCTGCCCAAGCGGATGGCGGGGGCCTCGGCCTGCACCTGCACCCTGAGGCCCCCCGCCGACGACGCCATGGCCGCCGCCCcaacccccgccgccgccgccaacgccaccgcccctccccccgccgACGCCAGCGCCaacgcccctcccccctccgccgCTCCCAcagacgatgaggaggagggaggagagggcggggggagaCAGTGGGGGCCCCAGCCCGTCTGA
- the klhl36 gene encoding kelch-like protein 36 isoform X2, whose translation MFTLVMKEQRQAEVELVGTSYGGLKAVVDFMYSGELPLNGGNINDVLETAHLLQVGQAVDFCCQYLEMEVCEDNYLYLQELALFYSLERLEAFVDRFILQHFATLSLTADFLQNIPLDKLSSYLCSEQVQHASERALLQAALQWLSRGPEPRLAHGRQLLSRVRLPLLGPEELVGPVRSAVRALLPGDVGCEALVEEALAYHARPSAQPLLQTQRTALRGGSERLLLIGGEVLDRGSGLTASVFWLDAAAGAAAAAAGGWREECLLPDLRSHLSVATLGGFIYTAGGSSSRDHSGDTACSLLHRYDPRQRTWAECAPMNQRREHFFLAAAGGCLIAVGGRNVTGPLSSVEVYHPAEDCWTYVAGLPRRTYGHAGTVHHGTVYISGGYDQQIGPYRRDVLSYDPPAAGAPSGRAPGWQERRPMGEARGWHCMASLGSRVYVIGGSNDLLDAPDRLDVGAVEALDPASGQWSRLADLPAPVSEAGLAVWGGRVYVLGGYSWVSMTFSRATQVYDPATGQWAPGPELPKRMAGASACTCTLRPPADDAMAAAPTPAAAANATAPPPADASANAPPPSAAPTDDEEEGGEGGGRQWGPQPV comes from the exons ATGTTCACCctggtcatgaaggagcagcgGCAGGCGGAG gtggagctggtggggACGTCCTACGGGGGTCTGAAGGCTGTGGTGGACTTCATGTATAGCGGGGAGCTGCCATTGAACGGCGGGAACATCAATGATGTCCTGGAGACCGCCCACCTGCTGCAG GTGGGCCAAGCGGTGGACTTCTGCTGCCAGTACCTGGAGATGGAGGTGTGCGAGGACAACTACCTGTACCTGCAGGAGCTGGCTCTCTTCTACAGCCTGGAGCGCCTGGAGGCCTTCGTGGACCGCTTCATCCTCCAGCACTTCGCCACGCTGTCGCTGACTGCCGACTTCCTGCAAAACATCCCCTTGGACAAGCTGAGCTCCTACCTGTGCAGTGAGCAG GTGCAGCACGCCAGCGAGCGGGCCCTGCTGCAGGCGGCCCTTCAGTGGCTGAGCCGGGGGCCCGAGCCGCGGCTGGCCCACGGCCGGCAGCTCCTCTCCCGCGTCCGGCTGCCCCTGCTGGGCCCCGAGGAGCTGGTGGGCCCCGTGCGGTCGGCCGTGAGGGCCCTGCTGCCCGGGGACGTGGGCTGCGAGGCCCTGGTGGAGGAGGCCCTGGCGTACCACGCCCGGCCCAGCGCCCAGCCCCTCCTGCAGACCCAGCGCACGGCGCTCCGCGGGGGCTCGGAGAGgctgctgctgattggcggaGAG gttcTGGACCGTGGCAGTGGGCTGACGGCCAGTGTGTTCTGGCTGGACGCGGCTgcaggggcggcggcggcggcggcggggggctggCGGGAGGAGTGCCTGCTCCCCGACCTGCGGAGCCACCTCTCCGTGGCCACGCTGGGGGGCTTCATCTACACGGCGGGAGGCAGCTCGTCCCGCGACCACAGCGGCGACACCGCCTGCAGCCTGCTGCACCGATACGACCCCCGGCAGAGGACCTGGGccgag TGCGCGCCGATGAACCAGCGGCGGGAACACTTCTTCCTGGCTGCCGCGGGCGGGTGTCTGATCGCCGTGGGCGGGAGGAACGTCACAGGACCCCTGTCGTCTGTGGAGGTGTACCACCCTGCGGAGGACTGCTGGACCTACGTGGCCGGGCTGCCCAG gcggaCCTACGGCCACGCCGGCACCGTCCACCACGGCACCGTCTACATCTCCGGCGGCTACGACCAGCAGATCGGCCCCTACCGGCGGGACGTGCTGAGCTACGACCCGCCGGCCGCGGGGGCCCCGTCCGGCCGGGCCCCCGGCTGGCAGGAGCGCCGGCCCATGGGCGAGGCGCGCGGCTGGCACTGCATGGCCTCGCTGGGCAGCCGCGTCTACGTCATCGGGGGCAGCAACGACCTGCTGGACGCCCCCGACCGGCTGGACGTGGGGGCGGTGGAGGCGCTGGACCCGGCCAGCGGGCAGTGGTCCCGCCTGGCCGACCTGCCGGCGCCCGTCAGCGAGGCGGGGCTGGCGGTGTGGGGCGGCCGGGTCTACGTGCTGGGCGGCTACAGCTGGGTGAGCATGACCTTCTCCCGGGCCACGCAGGTGTACGACCCCGCCACGGGGCagtgggccccgggccccgagCTGCCCAAGCGGATGGCGGGGGCCTCGGCCTGCACCTGCACCCTGAGGCCCCCCGCCGACGACGCCATGGCCGCCGCCCcaacccccgccgccgccgccaacgccaccgcccctccccccgccgACGCCAGCGCCaacgcccctcccccctccgccgCTCCCAcagacgatgaggaggagggaggagagggcggggggagaCAGTGGGGGCCCCAGCCCGTCTGA